In the genome of Cutibacterium equinum, one region contains:
- a CDS encoding catalase has protein sequence MPIDPSKPSTTTNGSPAPSDEYSLTVGADGPVVLHDAHLVDTLAHFNRENIPERKPHAKGSGAFGHLEITADVSEYTKADFLQKGRETPMLARFSTVAGELGSPDTWRDVRGFSLKFYTNEGNFDMVGNNTPVFFMRDPMKFPHFIRSQKRLPNSGLRSPNMMYDFWSLSPESAHQVAYLMGPRGIPLSYRTMNGYSSHTYSWVNAEGEITWVKYHFISDQGVHNMTADQAKAIVGDHPDIHREDLFNHIADGDYPSWTVKVQLMPYDDAKDYRFNPFDITKVWPHKDYPLHTIGTFTLDRNPENFFAQIEQAAFSPSNTVEGTGLSPDRMLMGRVFAYNDAARNRLGVNYDQLPVNRPTVATNQYTFDGQMAYEHAGSAPTYAPNSYGRDYTTGHRAGSETAWEADGELVRAAQTLHSEDDDFGQAHTLVHDVFSDAQRDELVETLVDLLTNFDMEEPVIGNTLTYWRNIDAGVADKVESSM, from the coding sequence ATGCCCATCGATCCCAGCAAGCCGTCGACCACCACGAATGGTTCTCCCGCACCCAGCGACGAATACTCCCTGACCGTCGGTGCTGACGGCCCGGTGGTGCTGCACGACGCCCACCTGGTTGACACCCTGGCCCACTTCAACCGCGAGAACATCCCCGAGCGCAAGCCGCACGCCAAGGGATCGGGCGCCTTCGGGCACCTCGAGATCACCGCTGACGTCTCGGAGTACACCAAGGCCGACTTCCTGCAGAAGGGCCGCGAGACCCCGATGCTGGCCCGTTTCTCCACGGTTGCCGGTGAGCTCGGCAGCCCCGACACCTGGCGCGACGTCCGTGGATTCTCGCTGAAGTTCTACACCAACGAAGGCAACTTCGACATGGTGGGCAACAACACCCCGGTGTTCTTCATGCGCGACCCGATGAAGTTCCCGCACTTCATCCGCTCCCAGAAGCGGCTGCCGAACTCCGGCCTGCGCAGCCCCAACATGATGTACGACTTCTGGAGTCTCTCCCCGGAGTCGGCCCACCAGGTCGCCTATCTCATGGGGCCGCGAGGTATTCCGCTCAGCTACCGCACCATGAACGGCTACTCCTCGCACACCTACTCGTGGGTGAACGCTGAGGGCGAGATCACCTGGGTGAAGTACCACTTCATCAGCGACCAGGGTGTGCACAACATGACCGCCGACCAGGCCAAGGCCATTGTTGGCGACCACCCGGACATCCACCGCGAGGATCTGTTCAATCACATTGCTGACGGCGACTACCCGTCCTGGACTGTCAAGGTGCAGCTCATGCCCTATGACGACGCCAAGGACTACCGCTTCAACCCCTTTGACATCACCAAGGTGTGGCCGCACAAGGACTACCCGCTGCACACCATCGGCACGTTCACCCTGGACCGCAACCCGGAGAACTTCTTCGCCCAGATCGAGCAGGCGGCCTTCTCCCCGTCCAACACCGTCGAGGGCACCGGTCTGTCCCCCGACCGTATGCTCATGGGCCGCGTCTTCGCCTACAACGACGCCGCCCGCAACCGCCTGGGCGTCAACTACGACCAGTTGCCGGTGAATCGTCCGACCGTCGCGACGAATCAGTACACCTTCGACGGTCAGATGGCCTACGAGCATGCCGGGTCGGCCCCGACCTACGCCCCGAACTCCTACGGTCGCGATTACACCACCGGCCACCGAGCCGGGTCGGAGACTGCGTGGGAGGCTGATGGCGAGCTCGTTCGCGCCGCCCAGACCCTCCACTCCGAGGATGACGACTTCGGCCAGGCCCACACCCTGGTCCACGACGTCTTCTCCGATGCGCAGCGCGACGAGCTGGTGGAGACCCTCGTCGACCTGCTGACCAACTTCGACATGGAGGAGCCGGTCATCGGCAACACCCTGACCTACTGGCGCAACATCGACGCCGGTGTGGCAGACAAGGTCGAGTCCTCGATGTGA
- a CDS encoding ABC transporter ATP-binding protein — translation MSTPRWLPLATAAQVRQEVHRASRGVRGYFIGAVVVTTAAALLDLAVPMATGWIIDAARAHRPPSSLLTPALVMAAAVIGSGICNGAAQTLTPSFFTTIVTRLREAMIESGLGLDQQRVERAGTADLVSRASDDVTAVRDAANGALPRLVNTMIMVIVSVGALASLHPAFFIPVLLAAVLYGLAIREFLRTAPPVYRAERRASTTQSQHILSTIHGLDVVRAFGLENLRTRTVAAGSWQAIRWNLRGRFLGNTLVVRLLAGEAVATIGVSWTGYLLVTGDRLSVGAAATAILVLLRLFSPVRFLLMFLNNLQAAWVCLQRVIGVIHARHEEPAAIEYTHHGPTSVHVDRLSFGYQDGPDVVREVSLDIPAGHTMVLVGQSGAGKSTVAALVAGLLEPRSGQVVMSPGRARTVLISQEIHTFSGSLLDDVALGLPATAENWSEDQVRQAVVAALEQVGADWVGALPDGVDTVVGRLGTRLSPAQAQQVALARALLADPPVIILDEATAEAGTSGAASLDRAALEVVKGRTALVVAHRLSQVAMADEIAVMEDGRIIEVGPVEQLRHGDGPFSRLWQVWSNQR, via the coding sequence ATGAGCACCCCTCGTTGGCTCCCACTTGCCACTGCCGCTCAGGTTCGCCAGGAGGTCCACCGGGCGTCACGTGGTGTGCGCGGGTACTTCATCGGCGCAGTCGTGGTCACCACGGCGGCTGCTCTGTTGGACCTGGCCGTGCCGATGGCGACCGGATGGATCATCGACGCTGCCCGGGCCCATCGTCCGCCCTCGTCCCTGCTCACCCCGGCCCTCGTCATGGCGGCAGCGGTCATCGGGTCGGGTATCTGCAATGGTGCCGCCCAGACCCTGACACCGTCCTTCTTCACCACCATCGTCACCCGGTTGCGGGAGGCGATGATCGAATCCGGTCTGGGGCTCGACCAGCAACGAGTGGAGAGGGCTGGGACGGCTGACCTCGTCTCACGCGCCTCCGACGACGTCACCGCAGTGCGCGACGCCGCCAATGGTGCCCTCCCACGCCTGGTCAACACCATGATCATGGTGATCGTGTCAGTGGGCGCGCTGGCCAGCCTGCACCCGGCCTTCTTCATCCCGGTACTTCTGGCTGCCGTGCTCTACGGCTTGGCGATCCGGGAGTTCCTGCGCACTGCTCCGCCCGTTTACCGTGCTGAGAGGCGGGCTTCGACGACCCAGTCCCAGCACATTCTCTCCACCATCCACGGCCTTGACGTGGTGCGGGCCTTCGGGCTGGAGAACCTGCGCACGCGCACGGTGGCGGCCGGGTCTTGGCAGGCGATCCGTTGGAACCTGCGTGGGCGGTTCCTCGGGAACACCTTGGTCGTCCGCCTGCTGGCCGGGGAGGCCGTGGCCACCATTGGCGTCTCCTGGACGGGGTATCTCCTCGTCACCGGAGACCGGCTGAGTGTCGGCGCTGCGGCGACGGCAATCCTGGTGCTGCTGAGACTGTTCTCCCCGGTGCGGTTCCTGCTGATGTTCCTCAACAACCTGCAAGCCGCCTGGGTGTGTCTGCAGCGAGTGATCGGCGTCATTCACGCCCGCCACGAGGAACCGGCTGCCATCGAATACACACACCACGGCCCGACCTCGGTGCACGTGGACCGGCTGAGTTTCGGCTACCAGGACGGTCCGGACGTCGTTCGCGAGGTGAGCCTGGACATTCCTGCCGGTCACACCATGGTTCTCGTCGGGCAGTCCGGTGCTGGCAAGTCAACCGTCGCAGCGCTGGTGGCGGGGCTGTTGGAACCTCGGTCTGGCCAGGTCGTCATGTCGCCCGGCAGGGCTCGAACCGTGCTCATCAGCCAGGAGATCCACACCTTCTCGGGCAGCCTTCTCGACGACGTGGCCCTCGGGTTGCCGGCCACTGCTGAGAACTGGTCCGAGGACCAGGTTCGCCAGGCCGTCGTGGCGGCTCTGGAGCAGGTTGGTGCCGACTGGGTTGGGGCATTGCCTGATGGTGTCGACACGGTGGTGGGACGATTGGGAACTCGGCTCTCCCCGGCCCAGGCCCAACAGGTCGCGTTGGCACGAGCCTTGCTGGCCGATCCCCCGGTCATCATCCTGGACGAGGCGACGGCGGAGGCTGGAACCTCGGGAGCGGCTTCCCTCGACCGGGCCGCCCTCGAGGTCGTCAAGGGACGCACCGCCCTGGTCGTCGCTCACCGGCTGTCCCAGGTGGCCATGGCTGACGAGATCGCGGTCATGGAGGACGGCCGGATCATCGAGGTCGGGCCTGTCGAACAGCTGCGCCACGGGGATGGCCCCTTCTCCCGGCTGTGGCAGGTGTGGTCGAACCAGCGCTGA
- a CDS encoding GNAT family N-acetyltransferase, with product MSDTTVTKNDQQSRYEAHVDGELAGFTEFRREGDVVVMPHTEVFDAFGGKGVGSDLAQFALDDIASQDLPVRPDCAFIKGWLDNHPDHPVKVV from the coding sequence ATGAGCGACACCACAGTCACCAAGAACGACCAGCAGTCACGCTACGAGGCTCATGTCGACGGCGAGCTCGCCGGATTCACCGAGTTTCGGCGCGAGGGGGACGTCGTCGTCATGCCTCACACTGAGGTTTTCGACGCCTTCGGCGGCAAGGGGGTCGGCAGTGACCTGGCCCAATTCGCCCTCGACGACATTGCTTCCCAGGACCTGCCGGTGCGCCCAGACTGCGCCTTCATCAAGGGATGGCTCGACAACCACCCCGATCACCCGGTGAAAGT